Proteins encoded together in one Elusimicrobiota bacterium window:
- a CDS encoding MBOAT family O-acyltransferase, whose amino-acid sequence MLFNSWIFWVFFAVVLPIYWLLPYKKQNLFLIGASYLFYGWWDWRFLILIAFSTVMDYYLGKLVAHTPQGPKRRYYVSISVIVNLALLGVFKYYNFFSAELAHGLTTLGIKASLPILHVILPVGISFYTFQSMSYVLDISRGKTQPATNFLNFCLYVCFFPHLVAGPIMRSGTKGHDPLGRGLLKQIETPRFYRDRDFQLGLYYIVLGLFKKIVIGDNMASLVNTIFQSNPSQLSGLEVLAGVYAFAWQIYADFSGYSSIAQGAAKWMGIDLMDNFKMPYLAVSPSDFWARWHISLSTWLRDYVYISMGGNRQGKWMTQRNLLLTMIIGGIWHGANWTFIAWGVFHGLLLCGYRLTPGETRKGAAPELSLFGRFWRVFLMFNFVCLGWLLFRAESMSQALSFIRLIVTHPQPTPVAISMFGQIAFYAGPLLLYEIWVERRKDLLALASSPWWPRALVYAYCAVMLLFFPSPVAHAFIYFQF is encoded by the coding sequence ATGCTATTCAACAGTTGGATCTTCTGGGTATTTTTTGCGGTTGTCCTGCCGATTTATTGGCTTCTGCCTTATAAAAAGCAGAACCTCTTCCTGATCGGGGCCAGCTATCTATTCTACGGATGGTGGGATTGGCGCTTCTTAATTCTGATCGCCTTCTCAACGGTCATGGATTATTACCTCGGGAAGCTGGTGGCCCATACACCTCAGGGACCGAAACGCCGCTATTATGTTTCCATCTCGGTGATCGTGAATCTGGCGCTGTTGGGCGTGTTCAAGTACTACAACTTTTTTTCGGCGGAACTGGCCCATGGCCTGACCACGCTCGGTATTAAGGCATCGCTCCCGATTCTTCATGTGATTCTGCCGGTTGGAATTTCCTTCTATACGTTTCAAAGCATGAGTTACGTTCTGGATATCTCCCGAGGCAAGACCCAGCCAGCAACCAATTTTCTGAACTTTTGTCTGTACGTCTGCTTCTTCCCGCATCTGGTGGCAGGGCCCATTATGCGCTCTGGAACGAAGGGACACGATCCTCTTGGACGGGGTTTGCTGAAGCAGATTGAGACCCCTCGTTTCTACCGGGATCGGGATTTCCAGCTGGGTCTGTACTACATCGTTCTCGGTCTCTTTAAGAAAATCGTCATCGGGGACAACATGGCTTCCCTGGTCAACACCATTTTCCAGAGTAACCCATCTCAGCTCTCCGGCCTGGAGGTTCTGGCCGGGGTGTATGCTTTCGCCTGGCAGATTTACGCCGACTTTTCAGGCTATAGCTCCATCGCCCAGGGCGCCGCCAAGTGGATGGGAATCGACCTCATGGACAATTTCAAGATGCCGTACCTCGCCGTCTCGCCCAGCGACTTCTGGGCCCGGTGGCATATCAGCCTCTCCACTTGGCTGAGAGACTATGTTTACATTTCCATGGGCGGGAACCGGCAGGGAAAATGGATGACCCAGCGCAACCTTCTGCTGACCATGATTATCGGCGGCATCTGGCATGGCGCGAACTGGACGTTCATCGCCTGGGGAGTGTTTCACGGCCTCCTGCTGTGCGGATACCGGCTAACGCCGGGGGAAACGAGAAAAGGCGCGGCGCCGGAGCTTTCGTTGTTCGGAAGGTTCTGGCGGGTATTTCTCATGTTCAATTTCGTTTGCCTGGGCTGGCTCTTATTCAGAGCGGAGTCGATGTCGCAGGCCCTGAGTTTTATCCGGCTGATCGTCACCCATCCGCAGCCCACACCGGTAGCCATTTCGATGTTCGGGCAGATCGCCTTTTATGCTGGTCCGTTGCTGTTGTATGAGATTTGGGTCGAGCGCAGGAAAGACCTGCTCGCGCTGGCATCCTCTCCCTGGTGGCCGCGGGCGTTGGTGTACGCGTATTGCGCCGTCATGCTGTTATTCTTTCCATCACCGGTAGCCCATGCGTTCATTTATTTTCAATTTTAA